A segment of the Echinicola strongylocentroti genome:
TCTGGTATTCATGCCTTCATAGATGCCGTGGGATCGGTTGGGATATGCCATCATGTCAAATTGTTTATTGTGACGAATCAGTTCATCCACCAACAGTTCTTGGCTTTGATAATGGACATTATCGTCATTGGTGCCATGGACGAGCAGGAGGTTGCCTTTTAGGTTTTTGGCATGTGAAATCGGAGACCCTTCGATAAAATCGGCTACATTTTCCTGAGGAAGCCCCATATAGCGCTCTTGGTAGATATTGTCATATATCAGCTGTAAGGAAACTCCCGCTACAGCCATACCCGTGTGATAGATATCAGGGTACTTGAAAAGCAGGTTTTGGGTCATGGAGCCACCACCGCTCCATCCCCAGACAGCTACCCTGTCTTGATCCACAAAAGGAAATTGCTTGAATACCTCTTTGGCGGCCAAGGCTTGGTCTCGGGCATTGATCCTACCGACCTGGCGGTAGATGCTTTTTCGCCATTCGCTTCCCTTGAGACATGGCGTACCGCGGTTATCCATGTCGATGATGATATAGCCTTTTTGGGCAAGCATGATATTCCACAACCCCACAAAGTTGTCAGTGGCCACTGCGCCCCAGGGTTCACCATAGACATGAAAAAGTACCGGGTATCGCTTGCTTGGGTCAAAATCCACTGGTTTGATCATTCGGCCGTCGATAGGGACACCTTCTTCCGTATCTACTTGGAAGAACAGTATTTCGGGCAACTTCAAATCGGCCAATTGCTGTTTATACCTGTTGTTTTCTACCAAAGACCGGAGGGTTTTATGATTGGGTAGACTTACGAGGTTATAAGTGCTGGGCGCTAGCGCTTCGTCATGTTGCTGAATGGCATACTGACCATTGGGTGAGCAGTTATAAATATTGATACCATTATTGGCTCCTTCGGGTGTAATCCGCTGTATTTCCCCATTTCCGTTTAGGCTGGCGCTGTAAAGGTAGCGCTGTGCGGTGTTTGTGGGAGAGGCGTGGAAGTAGATGCTGCTATCCGTGACACCAGCAATCGAGGCAACGTCAAATTCAGTAGGGGTCAGTAGGGTTTTATCACCCGATGCGATGGACACTTTATATGCATGTCGCCAACCATCACTTTCGGCAAGACGTAGAAAGGCGGTATTGTTGTCTACCAGTTTTAGGTCGTTTTCTTCCCAACCACCTGCAGATACATCTGGATAGTAAATGTCTACCCATGTTTCTTCCGTTTCTTTATATACGGCTTTTATCGTCTCTGTTCTGATGTTGTAGGTCCAGACGGTGAGCTGGTTTTGATGACGGTTTAGCTGTTGGATGAGCAGTGTTTCGCTATTTACCCATTGCATTCCCGGAAGGTAATGCTGTACACTGGATCCGGGCAGGGGTACCCAATGGATTTTGTTATTATTTAGGTCACTCACACCGATCTTTACAGAAGAAGGATCTTGCCCTACTTTAGGATATTGCAGGGGAAGAGGTTTGGAATAAATGGAGTCGATATTATCAATCATATAAAAAGTACCCACTCCAGAGATGTCAAAATTCCAGAAGGCCAAATGCTCCCCGGAGGGGCTCCATCGGAAACCGTCCCTTGCACCAAATTCCTCTTCATAAGCCCAGTCGAAGGTACCATTTATGCTATTCTCATTGTTGCGGTCTGTAAGTTGCTGTATCTCTCCAGTGACAATATCCTCCACAAATAAATTAAAATCATGCACATAGGCCACTTTGCTATTGTCTTCGGAGAACTTGGCAAACATCAAGGAGGAAGAAGGAAAGCTGCTGCCAAGCTGCGATAGCTCATTGGTTTTTAAATCCAATACCCAGTAATCTCCTTTTGTGTTGGCTCGCCAGACCCTAGAGCTATTGGTGAAGATAAGGAGCTTGGTCCTGTCTGGAGAAAATAAAAAACGCTCCACACCGATACTGGCTGTTTTGCCGGCAGGTACCAGCTGCTCTCCAGTGACCAAAAGGCTTTTTGCTCCCGAGTCCGTTTGATATTTGGCTATTACAGGCTTTCCATCTTGTGTATTTTCTACCACTGCATAGGCATGGCCATTTTCTACCCATTCGTAGCTACTCATTCCTTCTTGACTAAATTCCCCGGAATAGATCCGGTCGATGTCAAGGGTAGCATTTTGCGCAAAACTCACTTGACCAAACAGGAAGATTGCACAACAATAGGTGATATAGGTTAACTTTTTCATAATAGTATTTTCGTTCATTAACCTGAAACTCAACCCAAGTTCAGTGCTAAAAATAATCATTATCACATAAGTTCTCCTTTGATTGCTGGCTTGAATCTCTTTTGGTCAATGCTGTGTTAGGAATGGTTAATATTGTAGAAAAATTGGATTGGAAGCCACTGGTCTTGTTTTAACCCGGATTATGTGTTAGGAATCGTAGTGAGAGCTGAAATTGCAAGAAAATCAGTTAGTTTGGAGGCATTAGCGTACCACCGCTACGGTTATGCCGAAAACTAAAGTGAAACGGCTGATTTTGAAGCAGTTTAAGGTAGCAACACCTGTGCGCCGTGGCGTAGATAGGCTAATGCATATTCCGGGTTTAATACAGCATTTTCACTTTCACACCACCATAGAAATTGCGATCGGCAGCGGGTTGGTAGTAGCGCCCACCGAAGGCGTTGAGATCATTCCCGAGACTGTATCGCTGGTCCAGTAGGTTATCGGTACCTCCATAAATTTCCATTTGCCAAGTGCTGCCGAAATTTTTTCGCCAGCCTAGACGTGCATTCATCAGGTGATAGGGATCTTGGTAGATGGCATTGTCATCTGTAAGTGGGATTTCGTCTACCCATTGATAAGTAAGGTTTAAGTATAATCCTGTTCTGGAAGTGAGGTCTAAGCGGTTGACGAGATTATTTTGAGGTACTCCGGTCAGTGCATTTCCCGAGAAGTCTTCCCCGTCATTTATATAGTCCTTAAATCTAAAATGATGGAAGGAATAAGCATGGCCCATTTTCAGTTGCTGGATCCATCCTGCTGGGTTGCTTAGGAGGATATAGTCGAGCTGTGCTTCAAGTCCTTTTTGGTCTGTTGCGCCGGCATTACGGAAGAGGACGACCCCTTGCGGATTGGTGTAGGTAGTGATGGTCTCATCCAATTTGAAAAAGAAGGCACTGGCGTCCAATTGTACATTTCCGTTCAGGAATTCTGCTCTATAACCGACTTCGTAGTTCGTTCCTTTTTCGGCTTCCAAGTCGAGGTTGATGCTGCCTTCATTGGTGCGTACCTCGTCGATGGTAGGAGGAGAAAAACCAGAGCTGATACTACCATAAACGGACGAATAATCTGTGAGCTGGGCCGAAAGCCCAATCCTCGGAACGATTACAGGATCAAAATTCCGCTCGGCAGCATAAGGATCTCCAGCACTGGCATCTACCGTCCTGTTGATATCATAACGGGAAAAGTTCTCGCTGAGGCCCAAGGTCATCAATAAGTCATTTGTCCAGTTGATTTCGATCTGCTGAAACAGGAATCCTTGTGTGGTGATCAGGTCATCCGCAAAACGAATGGTGTCGGCCCTTCCTTCTCTATTGCCAAAGTTCTGAGCGCTGGTATTGGCAAACTGGTATTCACCACCAAAGAGTAATCTCACGGGAAACTTCCCCCATCGGTCATTTAGCTGGAATTTGGT
Coding sequences within it:
- a CDS encoding S9 family peptidase, whose amino-acid sequence is MKKLTYITYCCAIFLFGQVSFAQNATLDIDRIYSGEFSQEGMSSYEWVENGHAYAVVENTQDGKPVIAKYQTDSGAKSLLVTGEQLVPAGKTASIGVERFLFSPDRTKLLIFTNSSRVWRANTKGDYWVLDLKTNELSQLGSSFPSSSLMFAKFSEDNSKVAYVHDFNLFVEDIVTGEIQQLTDRNNENSINGTFDWAYEEEFGARDGFRWSPSGEHLAFWNFDISGVGTFYMIDNIDSIYSKPLPLQYPKVGQDPSSVKIGVSDLNNNKIHWVPLPGSSVQHYLPGMQWVNSETLLIQQLNRHQNQLTVWTYNIRTETIKAVYKETEETWVDIYYPDVSAGGWEENDLKLVDNNTAFLRLAESDGWRHAYKVSIASGDKTLLTPTEFDVASIAGVTDSSIYFHASPTNTAQRYLYSASLNGNGEIQRITPEGANNGINIYNCSPNGQYAIQQHDEALAPSTYNLVSLPNHKTLRSLVENNRYKQQLADLKLPEILFFQVDTEEGVPIDGRMIKPVDFDPSKRYPVLFHVYGEPWGAVATDNFVGLWNIMLAQKGYIIIDMDNRGTPCLKGSEWRKSIYRQVGRINARDQALAAKEVFKQFPFVDQDRVAVWGWSGGGSMTQNLLFKYPDIYHTGMAVAGVSLQLIYDNIYQERYMGLPQENVADFIEGSPISHAKNLKGNLLLVHGTNDDNVHYQSQELLVDELIRHNKQFDMMAYPNRSHGIYEGMNTRKHLYTLLTNYLMEHVPTNK